Proteins co-encoded in one Candidatus Bathyarchaeota archaeon genomic window:
- a CDS encoding radical SAM protein produces MNPTTTPLFMVVWRCTRNCVGTCTYCSYVKDYAADQELSTAEAKHMVDEMAKFGSQWFGISGGEPLVRPDIWEIIEYAEKQHNLNVSLITSGYAWDEERFNKLTKYNVKTAISIDGERDTNDRIRRKGGYDKALHAMKKLSSVGLLDCLVTTMTKYNIHQMAHTAALAEEYKARSVVYHNLVPVGRAGENMEDLAPTPQQYEDAFNEIYEIQRKLYGKVKVNVYSPFYARIVKQKNSVDFWDWFNEGYLGRCTIGGNYIGITENGDYRSCGFHEGYRVGNVKNTSLRQAWDDLQKSEFHLKLRDKSNLKGRCGVCEYREICGGCRTRAEFYTGDLFESDPACNYIPKVLREDPKYLERIREELKKKQ; encoded by the coding sequence ATGAACCCTACAACTACACCATTATTTATGGTGGTTTGGCGGTGCACGCGGAACTGCGTCGGCACCTGTACATATTGTAGTTACGTAAAAGATTATGCAGCTGACCAAGAGTTGAGCACGGCAGAAGCCAAACATATGGTTGACGAAATGGCAAAGTTCGGCTCGCAATGGTTTGGAATCAGCGGTGGAGAACCTTTGGTTCGCCCTGATATTTGGGAAATTATCGAGTATGCGGAGAAACAGCATAACCTTAACGTCAGTTTAATCACCAGCGGCTACGCGTGGGATGAAGAACGCTTCAATAAACTGACAAAATACAACGTTAAAACAGCCATCAGCATCGACGGCGAACGCGACACAAACGACCGCATAAGGCGCAAAGGCGGCTATGATAAAGCTCTTCATGCCATGAAGAAACTCAGTAGCGTCGGCTTGCTGGACTGCTTAGTCACAACCATGACAAAATACAACATCCACCAGATGGCGCACACAGCAGCGCTGGCGGAAGAATACAAAGCCCGCTCAGTCGTCTACCACAACCTTGTTCCCGTCGGCAGAGCAGGCGAAAATATGGAAGACCTCGCGCCAACCCCTCAGCAGTATGAGGATGCATTCAACGAAATCTATGAAATACAGCGTAAACTCTACGGCAAAGTCAAAGTCAACGTTTACTCACCCTTCTATGCACGTATCGTTAAACAGAAAAACTCTGTGGACTTCTGGGACTGGTTCAACGAAGGCTACCTCGGCAGATGCACCATCGGCGGCAACTACATCGGCATCACAGAGAACGGTGACTACCGAAGCTGCGGCTTCCACGAAGGCTACCGCGTCGGCAACGTTAAGAACACTTCCCTGCGTCAAGCTTGGGATGACCTGCAGAAAAGCGAGTTCCACCTTAAACTTCGCGACAAAAGTAACCTCAAGGGCAGATGTGGCGTCTGTGAGTACCGAGAAATCTGCGGCGGATGCAGAACACGCGCTGAATTCTACACGGGCGACCTGTTTGAATCAGACCCAGCATGCAACTACATTCCCAAGGTGCTCAGGGAAGACCCCAAGTACCTTGAGCGAATACGAGAAGAATTAAAGAAAAAACAATAA
- a CDS encoding RnfABCDGE type electron transport complex subunit D, which translates to MSSKPKDYSWMTKDKLMTYTFFALLAIAIVTIVMWWGVSSSDMMTGATVGMDFGLTVLINCLIAIGIAVGIDVLLNKVTVDSPLNIMSAAVFGLIVAMSYSVGEPVMRASEVLPLVGPQSFIYVALITVVGMVLFKKLQGLKRKYVNPAAAAKLLVLAFVGIFTVLIPADHLLSGGLQVPSLAGPVGYDVIGGNGAAGFGFYVYSCFANPMLQLPSAVSQSDVFNLLFLQKFHGWPGGASSIAVIVVGIVLFALLRRYIKWRITAAYFASVAVTAVILNFVFPGGDLLLRLGFSLFVGSSIFLAFFMATDPASTPLTYLGQIIFGVGLGVLTVLLQTVGFFGGSILALVIMNLTSPVLDRVGKLKPATEKKEPKLPKAKAFAAEKVKVYDCIRCGACMRVCCHNLSPILIKQAFDKQNFDAMIKLNADYCDGCGHCSFVCPSRIDLKGSVLRAKAMLRQQ; encoded by the coding sequence ATGTCTTCAAAACCAAAAGATTATTCGTGGATGACTAAAGATAAACTAATGACCTACACCTTCTTTGCCCTCCTCGCAATAGCAATTGTAACCATAGTCATGTGGTGGGGCGTATCCTCCTCAGACATGATGACTGGTGCAACGGTAGGTATGGACTTTGGATTAACAGTATTAATCAACTGCCTTATTGCAATAGGCATTGCAGTAGGCATAGATGTATTGCTAAACAAAGTCACCGTCGATAGTCCCCTCAACATTATGTCTGCTGCAGTTTTTGGCTTGATTGTTGCAATGTCTTATTCTGTTGGAGAACCAGTGATGCGCGCAAGCGAAGTGCTTCCATTGGTTGGTCCTCAATCATTCATCTACGTTGCGCTCATAACTGTCGTCGGTATGGTACTGTTCAAAAAACTCCAAGGCTTAAAAAGAAAATACGTCAACCCAGCCGCAGCCGCAAAACTTCTGGTTCTTGCTTTCGTTGGAATCTTTACAGTGCTTATCCCAGCTGACCACCTCCTCTCAGGTGGATTACAAGTGCCTTCATTAGCAGGTCCAGTCGGCTATGATGTAATAGGCGGAAACGGTGCTGCCGGATTTGGCTTTTACGTGTACAGTTGCTTTGCTAACCCAATGTTACAACTTCCAAGTGCTGTTTCACAATCTGACGTGTTCAACTTGCTGTTCCTACAAAAGTTCCACGGCTGGCCAGGTGGCGCTTCAAGCATCGCTGTAATAGTCGTTGGCATCGTACTGTTCGCTCTTCTACGTCGGTACATAAAATGGAGAATTACCGCAGCATACTTTGCCTCAGTAGCAGTGACAGCCGTCATATTGAACTTCGTGTTCCCAGGCGGCGACTTACTGTTAAGGCTCGGCTTTAGCCTATTCGTAGGAAGCTCAATATTCCTAGCGTTCTTCATGGCAACCGACCCCGCATCAACACCGTTAACATATTTAGGTCAGATAATATTCGGCGTAGGCTTAGGAGTGCTGACAGTTCTGTTGCAAACTGTGGGTTTCTTTGGCGGTTCAATCTTAGCACTAGTCATAATGAACCTCACGTCACCTGTCTTAGACCGCGTAGGCAAACTAAAGCCAGCAACTGAAAAGAAAGAGCCAAAACTACCCAAAGCCAAAGCATTTGCAGCTGAGAAAGTCAAAGTTTACGACTGCATAAGATGCGGTGCCTGCATGAGAGTTTGTTGCCACAATCTTAGCCCAATACTGATCAAACAAGCATTTGACAAACAAAACTTCGATGCCATGATTAAACTCAACGCTGACTACTGCGATGGCTGTGGACACTGCAGTTTCGTATGCCCCTCAAGAATCGATTTGAAAGGTAGTGTACTTAGAGCAAAAGCAATGCTACGACAGCAATAA
- a CDS encoding coproporphyrinogen III oxidase family protein: MTKASEPEVYGSRENWPPYTYRDYPDIKPETYQAFMEFLNTENTSGRLMELQPWISVCDSRCAFCYFPTTATSKVKIEPYLDLLKKELAMYAKTKYVKTSVFDEIVLGGGTPSVLTAEQMIDLIDFCKANFNTNDEYFIKVTGSSKTLALKKIDKLAEYGVYQMDMGAQTFDDKLRKMLCLPDSAADVEKAIRHARKLGLCVCVDLMYNLPGQTMESWIATLKKAIELDVEIDAYSLHVDPGTLLEKMIKTGVSPPPGDAEYEKQMYLTAYKMLTEAGYKAVGHDRYSRVEWHMRENCLNGWPWGGILTTGAGCFMGYLQRFSYSNLENIHDYMATVASGKLPICRLSESTQEDMMRRTMTRLYLRLPVSKKEFMEKFNTIPEKVFPAQLQKLKDQGLIEIDENEIRLTKQGEVWKGNIAWEFAPKHA; the protein is encoded by the coding sequence ATGACAAAAGCCTCTGAGCCAGAAGTTTACGGTTCACGAGAAAACTGGCCCCCATACACCTACAGGGATTACCCAGACATCAAACCTGAAACATATCAAGCATTCATGGAATTTCTAAACACTGAGAATACTTCTGGCAGGTTGATGGAGTTGCAACCTTGGATTTCTGTTTGCGACTCAAGATGCGCTTTCTGTTATTTCCCAACAACTGCAACCAGCAAAGTCAAAATTGAGCCTTATCTTGACTTGCTCAAAAAAGAGTTGGCTATGTACGCTAAAACAAAATACGTCAAAACAAGCGTATTTGACGAAATCGTCTTGGGCGGCGGAACCCCAAGCGTTTTGACGGCTGAACAGATGATTGACCTCATCGATTTTTGTAAAGCGAACTTTAACACTAATGATGAGTACTTCATCAAAGTCACGGGTTCCTCAAAGACCCTTGCCCTCAAAAAAATTGACAAACTTGCCGAGTACGGCGTTTACCAGATGGACATGGGCGCTCAAACTTTTGATGACAAACTACGCAAAATGCTTTGTCTGCCAGACAGCGCGGCAGACGTGGAAAAAGCCATTCGACATGCACGAAAGCTTGGCTTATGCGTCTGTGTTGATTTGATGTATAACTTGCCTGGGCAGACAATGGAAAGCTGGATTGCTACGCTAAAGAAAGCCATTGAGTTAGATGTTGAAATAGATGCTTATTCACTACACGTTGACCCAGGCACGCTTTTAGAGAAGATGATAAAGACAGGTGTTTCTCCGCCGCCAGGAGATGCGGAGTATGAAAAGCAAATGTACCTTACCGCTTACAAGATGCTAACTGAAGCAGGATACAAAGCGGTTGGTCACGACCGCTACAGCCGCGTGGAGTGGCACATGCGTGAGAACTGCCTAAACGGTTGGCCATGGGGAGGCATACTAACCACAGGGGCTGGATGCTTCATGGGTTACCTTCAAAGGTTCTCTTACTCAAACCTCGAAAACATACACGACTACATGGCGACGGTGGCGTCTGGTAAACTGCCCATTTGCAGGCTGTCAGAATCAACACAAGAGGATATGATGAGAAGAACCATGACGCGCCTGTACCTGCGGTTGCCCGTGAGCAAAAAAGAATTCATGGAAAAATTCAACACAATCCCCGAAAAGGTCTTTCCAGCGCAACTGCAAAAACTAAAAGACCAAGGCTTAATCGAGATTGATGAAAACGAGATTAGGTTGACTAAGCAGGGTGAAGTTTGGAAAGGCAATATCGCATGGGAATTTGCGCCTAAACACGCCTAA
- a CDS encoding cobalamin-dependent protein (Presence of a B(12) (cobalamin)-binding domain implies dependence on cobalamin itself, in one of its several forms, or in some unusual lineages, dependence on a cobalamin-like analog.): protein MNPNKKIVLVTPPLLQGIGHHPLFPPLGLAYMAAVLDQNGFEVKIIDAPVLQFSHEKLQAEIAAFQPDIVGISSMTPTIESAFKAARLAKEACPDAKIIMGGPHATFSGKEILATEKSVDLIVHGEGEETLLELAKQPSLQKLADVKGIMFRKGNEIIRTAPRPFIQNLDALPRPAYKFVPIEKYWIAGQKLLSVITSRGCPFQCTFCVASQMFGAQFRARSPKNVLDELEWLRDEYGAEGVAFQDDTLTFDKHRATQICDGMIERKINLRWGCGTRADVVTKELLTKMGKAHCDEIMFGIESGCPQMRAILKRGVTNEQCDNAIKWAKEAGMFVTVSVILGYPGETRETLQETLDFVRRAEPDDVWLCHATPYPGTALRELVEKNGWKMAEDWKLYNTMNPIFEDPNLPAKDIAEMRKKFYNQFYSPRYIVRQAVKGYFKGNLYSKIMVRTAINYNLWRIMARM from the coding sequence ATGAACCCAAACAAAAAAATAGTCCTCGTTACTCCACCGCTTCTACAAGGAATCGGTCACCACCCACTTTTTCCGCCGTTGGGCTTAGCTTACATGGCGGCAGTTTTGGACCAAAACGGTTTTGAAGTAAAAATCATTGACGCCCCCGTCCTGCAATTTAGTCATGAAAAACTCCAAGCTGAAATAGCAGCCTTTCAGCCAGACATCGTCGGCATCAGCTCCATGACACCTACGATTGAGTCAGCTTTCAAAGCTGCACGTTTAGCTAAAGAGGCGTGTCCAGACGCAAAAATCATTATGGGCGGACCACACGCAACTTTTTCAGGCAAAGAAATCCTTGCTACTGAGAAATCAGTTGACCTCATAGTGCATGGTGAAGGAGAAGAAACCCTCTTAGAACTTGCCAAGCAACCGAGTTTGCAGAAACTCGCTGATGTTAAAGGCATAATGTTTAGGAAAGGCAACGAAATCATCCGAACAGCCCCTCGACCCTTCATCCAAAACCTCGACGCGTTGCCTCGTCCCGCTTACAAGTTTGTTCCTATCGAAAAATACTGGATTGCAGGACAAAAATTGTTGTCGGTTATAACCAGCAGGGGATGCCCCTTCCAATGCACTTTCTGCGTTGCCTCGCAAATGTTTGGGGCACAGTTTAGAGCCCGAAGCCCAAAGAACGTTCTTGACGAGCTGGAATGGCTCAGAGACGAATACGGCGCTGAAGGCGTAGCTTTCCAAGACGACACATTAACTTTCGATAAACATAGGGCCACACAAATCTGCGACGGCATGATTGAACGCAAAATTAACCTGCGATGGGGATGCGGAACCCGCGCAGACGTAGTCACCAAAGAACTCCTAACCAAAATGGGCAAAGCACACTGTGACGAAATCATGTTCGGCATAGAGTCAGGTTGCCCCCAAATGCGCGCCATCCTAAAAAGAGGCGTCACCAACGAACAATGCGATAACGCGATTAAATGGGCAAAAGAAGCAGGCATGTTCGTTACAGTATCAGTCATCTTAGGCTATCCAGGCGAGACAAGAGAAACCCTGCAGGAGACGCTTGATTTTGTCCGCAGAGCCGAACCCGACGATGTTTGGCTTTGCCACGCCACACCCTACCCCGGCACTGCCCTTCGTGAACTCGTTGAGAAGAACGGGTGGAAAATGGCAGAGGACTGGAAACTCTACAACACGATGAACCCTATCTTTGAAGACCCCAACCTGCCCGCTAAAGACATAGCGGAAATGCGAAAGAAATTCTACAACCAATTCTACTCCCCACGCTACATCGTGCGGCAAGCGGTAAAAGGCTACTTTAAGGGCAACTTGTACAGCAAAATAATGGTTAGAACTGCAATAAACTATAACCTCTGGCGAATCATGGCACGCATGTAG
- a CDS encoding PQQ-binding-like beta-propeller repeat protein, which translates to MNGKKIICLLLVALFLVPSVAFAENQLNENSWPMFRRNLAHDGYSNARVPQTNQTLWKFNTGGQVGSPTVVDGVVYVGSYDHKVYAFDVATGKVIWNYTTGGIVISRPAVANGVVCVGSEDHNLYALNASNGKKLWSFTTGYYVDSDPFIVDGVVYFGSEDNNVYALKLTTGERLWSYATGAPIMLSSTTVSGGIVYVGSLDKKLYALNATDGELVWSYETGDIIVSVPYVANGVVYVGSMDNNIYAINAFDGTLKWSFTTRGDIYSSPYVSNGIVYIGSLDNHVYALKTSDGTKVWSYKTGGGVASSPTVQGNVVYVGSDDGKVYALNATDGEFIWSFITDDMVISWPTVAQGRVYVGSWDGKLYALNAQDGKLVWRFATGGPVDSSPTVADGLVYVGSHDGKVYCLNASTGMVGYDWELHNTVVWSYDTGDMVMFSAPAIADGVLYVGSYNGKVYALDAKTGAYIWSYLTGFAIVSSPAVYEGVVYIGSEDYSIYALNASDGSLVWNYTTGDQIMVSSPAIVNNVLYIGSNDGNVYALDALNGDFLWKFATGGYVVSSPAISNGVLYVGSYDHNIYAIDASKGQQIWNYTTGGAVSSSPAIADGKVYVGSDDKKLYCLGASDGKLVWDYMTGGEVASSPAVADGTVLFGSYDGKLYALDAGNGGFKWSYATGGQVVSSPGISAEGVYVGSYDHMIYAFDSLPVEQQASETSPLVYVTFAFLGVLTVLVAAGLVFFRTKPKQIA; encoded by the coding sequence CTCAAATGCACGTGTACCCCAAACGAATCAGACGTTGTGGAAATTCAACACAGGCGGCCAAGTAGGTTCGCCCACCGTTGTTGATGGCGTAGTGTACGTGGGTTCGTATGACCACAAGGTTTACGCTTTCGACGTTGCTACAGGCAAAGTTATTTGGAACTACACTACAGGCGGGATAGTGATTTCTCGCCCCGCAGTTGCAAACGGCGTTGTTTGTGTTGGTTCAGAGGACCACAACCTTTATGCATTAAACGCCAGCAATGGCAAGAAACTTTGGAGTTTCACTACTGGGTATTATGTTGATTCTGACCCCTTCATTGTTGACGGCGTAGTCTATTTTGGTTCAGAGGACAACAACGTTTACGCTTTGAAACTTACAACTGGAGAACGCTTATGGAGTTATGCCACTGGAGCGCCGATAATGCTGTCTTCCACCACTGTAAGCGGGGGCATAGTGTACGTTGGCTCATTGGATAAAAAGCTCTACGCTCTAAACGCTACTGATGGCGAACTTGTTTGGAGCTATGAGACAGGCGACATAATCGTTTCTGTACCATACGTTGCTAACGGCGTAGTTTACGTTGGTTCGATGGATAACAACATTTATGCCATAAACGCTTTCGACGGCACACTAAAATGGTCTTTCACAACAAGAGGCGACATCTACTCTTCACCTTATGTTTCAAACGGTATAGTCTACATTGGGTCTCTGGATAACCACGTTTACGCTCTCAAGACGTCAGATGGCACAAAGGTTTGGAGTTACAAAACAGGCGGAGGCGTTGCCTCTTCACCAACCGTTCAGGGCAACGTGGTTTATGTAGGGTCTGATGACGGCAAAGTGTATGCTCTAAACGCTACTGATGGAGAATTCATATGGAGTTTTATAACAGATGACATGGTGATTTCTTGGCCCACGGTAGCTCAAGGCAGAGTATATGTGGGTTCGTGGGATGGAAAACTATACGCCTTAAACGCGCAAGACGGCAAACTTGTTTGGAGATTTGCAACGGGAGGCCCAGTTGATTCCTCGCCAACGGTCGCGGATGGTTTAGTTTATGTCGGTTCCCATGATGGTAAAGTGTACTGTTTGAATGCTTCCACAGGCATGGTTGGCTACGATTGGGAACTACACAACACGGTGGTCTGGAGCTATGACACTGGAGACATGGTCATGTTTTCTGCCCCAGCAATTGCGGACGGAGTGCTTTACGTGGGCTCTTACAACGGCAAAGTCTACGCTTTAGATGCAAAAACAGGCGCTTACATTTGGAGCTACCTCACTGGATTCGCAATTGTTTCTTCACCCGCGGTCTACGAAGGCGTAGTGTATATAGGCTCAGAGGACTACAGCATCTACGCCCTGAATGCTTCGGATGGTAGCTTGGTTTGGAATTACACGACAGGCGACCAGATAATGGTGTCCTCACCAGCTATCGTCAATAACGTACTCTATATTGGTTCAAACGATGGCAACGTATATGCGCTTGATGCTCTAAACGGTGACTTTCTATGGAAATTTGCCACAGGTGGATACGTTGTGTCTTCGCCTGCCATATCAAACGGCGTATTGTACGTGGGTTCCTACGACCATAACATATACGCGATAGATGCTTCAAAGGGGCAACAGATTTGGAATTACACGACTGGCGGCGCTGTTTCTTCGTCTCCCGCCATTGCAGACGGCAAAGTCTACGTTGGTTCAGACGACAAAAAGTTGTATTGCCTTGGTGCTTCCGACGGCAAACTTGTGTGGGATTACATGACGGGTGGAGAAGTTGCGTCATCGCCAGCAGTAGCGGATGGAACGGTACTATTTGGCTCATATGACGGCAAACTCTATGCTCTTGATGCAGGGAATGGCGGTTTCAAATGGAGTTATGCTACAGGCGGACAAGTTGTCTCTTCACCTGGAATATCTGCGGAGGGAGTTTACGTTGGCTCCTACGACCACATGATATACGCCTTCGACTCCTTACCTGTTGAACAACAAGCGTCTGAAACCTCTCCACTAGTTTATGTCACATTTGCTTTCCTTGGGGTTTTGACGGTTCTTGTGGCGGCTGGTTTAGTGTTCTTTAGAACCAAGCCCAAACAAATCGCTTGA